Proteins encoded by one window of Rubrobacter indicoceani:
- a CDS encoding amidohydrolase family protein: MIGDIRLVDAHVHAVRIPTIKQAWKDWADRYGTPGLYSLYDSTGTLVPQLFDEYFEREGVETAILFCEYSPRSTGIQPVEDLIPLLDHNPTRFRLMANLSPHLHFPLVDELKRQMHLGAVGLKLHPVHGSFPPNDRSLYPVYSLCEAEGFPVVFHCGTSIFPGSTNRYANPELMEDVARDFPDLNIVLAHGGRGWWFDAAAFITLMRPNVYIEVSGLPPQKLPDYYKNYSFERLAKKMIFGTDWPGVPGPQHNARVIADLGLDRETQELVFNRNARKVYRLDGPGTP, translated from the coding sequence GTGATCGGGGACATCAGGCTCGTTGACGCGCACGTTCACGCCGTCCGGATACCGACCATCAAGCAGGCGTGGAAGGACTGGGCCGACAGGTACGGGACCCCCGGCCTCTACAGCCTCTACGACAGCACCGGGACGCTCGTCCCCCAACTCTTTGACGAGTACTTTGAGCGCGAAGGGGTCGAGACGGCCATTCTCTTCTGCGAGTACAGCCCGCGCTCGACGGGGATACAGCCCGTAGAAGACCTGATCCCGCTCCTCGACCACAACCCGACCCGCTTTCGCCTGATGGCGAACCTCAGCCCGCACCTCCATTTCCCGCTTGTGGACGAGCTGAAGCGTCAGATGCACCTCGGGGCGGTCGGCCTGAAGCTTCACCCGGTTCACGGTTCGTTTCCGCCCAACGACCGCTCTCTCTACCCGGTCTACTCCCTCTGCGAAGCGGAGGGCTTCCCGGTTGTCTTTCACTGCGGCACCTCCATCTTCCCCGGCTCCACGAACCGCTACGCCAACCCCGAGCTTATGGAAGACGTAGCCCGCGACTTCCCCGACCTGAACATCGTCCTCGCTCACGGCGGACGCGGCTGGTGGTTCGACGCGGCGGCCTTTATCACCCTTATGCGCCCGAACGTCTACATAGAAGTGAGCGGCCTCCCGCCGCAGAAACTCCCGGACTACTACAAAAACTACAGCTTCGAACGGCTGGCGAAAAAGATGATCTTCGGCACCGACTGGCCCGGCGTCCCCGGCCCGCAGCACAACGCCCGAGTTATCGCCGACCTCGGCCTCGACCGGGAAACGCAGGAGCTCGTCTTTAACCGCAACGCCCGAAAGGTGTACCGCCTCGACGGACCGGGAACGCCGTAA
- a CDS encoding MOSC domain-containing protein, protein MSGDRGLRSLTGCVTYVLGSETPDVLRENELGQWLSGRNLGLVRTEPTDGFTWPGHFLARRRAGSWAVLFGAPPGVVFDPFGGDLAFESLAGEFDLFAFLVPYELGWSPAPAPGSGTVEGIALAGSAEAAMREVGRAEAVAGRGLRGDRYERKAGTFSDPNGRGYDLTLIESEALKELKDRGVDLPAPKARRNIVTGGISLDALIGRRFKIGPVECIGRRRCEPCAHLERLTGPGVLCGLVHRGGLRADILSGGEIRVGDEVRGL, encoded by the coding sequence GTGAGCGGGGACAGGGGGTTGAGGTCCCTCACCGGCTGCGTGACGTACGTACTCGGGTCGGAGACCCCGGACGTGCTGCGGGAGAACGAGCTCGGGCAGTGGCTCTCGGGCAGGAACCTCGGGCTCGTCCGCACCGAGCCGACGGACGGCTTTACGTGGCCGGGACACTTCCTGGCCCGGCGCAGGGCGGGCTCGTGGGCTGTTCTGTTCGGCGCGCCGCCGGGGGTTGTTTTCGATCCGTTCGGCGGCGACCTCGCCTTTGAGTCGCTCGCCGGGGAGTTCGACTTGTTCGCCTTTCTCGTACCCTACGAGCTTGGATGGTCACCCGCCCCCGCGCCGGGTAGCGGAACGGTCGAGGGTATAGCCCTCGCCGGGTCCGCCGAGGCCGCAATGCGCGAGGTCGGGCGGGCGGAGGCCGTCGCCGGGCGGGGTCTGCGCGGCGACCGCTACGAGAGAAAGGCCGGGACCTTCTCCGACCCGAACGGTCGGGGCTACGACCTGACCCTTATCGAGTCCGAAGCCCTCAAGGAACTCAAGGACAGGGGCGTTGACCTCCCGGCCCCGAAGGCGCGGCGCAACATCGTGACCGGTGGGATCTCGCTGGATGCCCTGATCGGCCGCCGGTTCAAGATCGGACCGGTCGAGTGCATCGGGCGGCGGCGGTGCGAGCCGTGCGCCCACCTCGAGCGTCTCACGGGGCCGGGCGTGCTGTGCGGTCTGGTGCATCGCGGAGGCTTGCGGGCGGACATCCTGAGCGGTGGGGAGATACGGGTCGGAGACGAGGTGAGGGGGCTGTGA
- a CDS encoding benzoate-CoA ligase family protein, whose product MIEVPERYNASVLVDHNLEAGRADKVAIYCGGERVTYGELAERINRFGNALTELGVRQEDRVLLFLNDTPAFPVAFFGAMRSGAVPIPVNTLLRADEYRFFVENSRARAVVCDAVHHETVKAALGGYGERVEVIVANGEADGAHSMRDLLDSGDKELSPAGTHRDDMAFWLYSSGSTGKPKGAVHLQHDIIYTCETYAKNILNITERDRTFSASKLFHAYGLGNNVTFPYWAGASTVLYPGRPLPGDILRTAQETRPTLFFAVPTLYNAMLNHEGAVDFDLSSVRNGVSAAEALPAGIWRRWKEMFGWEILDGIGSTEMLHIFISNYPGEVKPGASGRPVPGYEAKILDENEQPLPKNEAGNLYVKGDSAAAFYWRSHEKTKATMRGEWMFAGDWYREDEDGYYWYEGRADDMIKVSGLWVSPVEVEAALGEHEKVLEAAAVGVAVDELTRIRAHVILKDGVEPSAELTTELQDWCKTNLKRYQFPHFVEYVEELPKTVTGKIQRFKLRAEPTADVPDQADELV is encoded by the coding sequence GTGATCGAGGTTCCGGAGAGGTACAACGCAAGCGTTCTTGTAGATCACAACCTGGAGGCCGGGCGCGCGGACAAGGTCGCCATCTACTGCGGTGGGGAGCGGGTAACCTACGGCGAGCTTGCGGAGCGGATAAACCGCTTCGGGAACGCGCTCACCGAGCTTGGCGTTCGGCAGGAAGACCGGGTTCTTCTTTTTCTGAACGACACCCCGGCGTTTCCGGTGGCGTTTTTCGGGGCGATGCGCTCGGGGGCGGTCCCGATACCGGTAAACACCCTGCTCCGCGCCGACGAGTACCGCTTCTTTGTCGAGAACAGCCGGGCGCGAGCGGTTGTCTGCGACGCGGTGCACCACGAGACCGTAAAGGCCGCTTTGGGCGGGTACGGTGAAAGGGTCGAGGTCATAGTCGCGAACGGTGAGGCAGACGGGGCTCATTCGATGCGGGATCTGCTCGACTCGGGGGACAAAGAGCTGTCTCCGGCCGGGACGCACCGGGACGACATGGCGTTCTGGCTTTATTCGTCCGGGTCGACGGGCAAGCCGAAGGGCGCGGTTCATCTCCAGCACGACATTATCTACACCTGCGAGACCTACGCAAAGAACATCCTGAACATCACGGAGCGGGACCGGACCTTCTCGGCCTCCAAGCTTTTTCACGCTTACGGGCTCGGGAACAACGTAACGTTCCCGTACTGGGCGGGGGCGTCAACGGTTCTGTACCCGGGGAGGCCGCTTCCGGGGGATATATTGCGGACGGCTCAGGAGACGCGACCGACGCTGTTCTTCGCCGTTCCGACGCTCTACAACGCTATGCTGAACCACGAGGGCGCGGTGGATTTCGATCTGTCCTCGGTGCGCAACGGGGTCTCGGCGGCCGAGGCGCTACCCGCAGGCATCTGGCGGCGGTGGAAGGAGATGTTCGGGTGGGAGATACTCGACGGCATCGGTTCGACGGAGATGCTGCACATCTTTATCTCCAATTATCCGGGGGAGGTAAAGCCGGGGGCCTCCGGTCGGCCCGTGCCGGGGTACGAGGCGAAGATCCTTGACGAGAACGAGCAGCCCCTCCCGAAGAACGAGGCCGGAAACCTCTACGTCAAGGGCGATTCCGCAGCGGCGTTCTACTGGCGCAGCCACGAGAAAACAAAAGCGACGATGCGCGGGGAGTGGATGTTCGCGGGGGACTGGTACCGCGAAGACGAAGACGGCTACTACTGGTACGAGGGGCGGGCGGATGACATGATCAAGGTAAGCGGGCTGTGGGTCTCCCCGGTCGAGGTCGAGGCTGCCCTGGGAGAGCACGAGAAGGTGCTCGAGGCCGCCGCGGTGGGGGTCGCGGTGGACGAACTGACGCGCATCCGGGCGCACGTGATCCTGAAAGACGGGGTGGAGCCGTCGGCGGAGCTTACGACCGAGCTTCAGGACTGGTGCAAGACCAACCTCAAGCGGTATCAGTTTCCTCACTTCGTCGAGTACGTGGAGGAGCTGCCCAAAACGGTCACGGGGAAGATCCAGCGCTTCAAGCTTCGCGCCGAGCCGACGGCCGATGTTCCGGATCAGGCCGACGAGCTTGTCTAG
- a CDS encoding aldehyde dehydrogenase family protein, protein MAFMFYGGERIDGEGLDSLTIKDPATGEEVAEVPRGGAGEVDEAVRAAREAFLKWSRVPASKRGQMLLEAAAAVEAKTGELAPVLVSEQGKPLREAKLELHAFVRTLRHYGGMAKNIRGGYVPDLDTDTYGMVVRRPLGVIGAIVPWNFPTTLLANKLGPALVTGNTVVAKPAETTPLVTTRIAEIMHRAGLPAGVFNVVTGRGSEAGEALAAHPLVRKLAFTGSTPVGKMLVGKAAVNLKRTTMELGGSDPMIVCDDANLQKAASAASVGRFFNCGQACLAIKRVFVFDAVADEFIETLSEKVGKLKLGAGIEKGTMIGPLHTSGGREEVEEQVQSAVDSGAKVLHGAKRPDGPGFANGNFYEPTLLVEPSHSSKVATEEVFGPALPVWRVGDLDEAIERANGTPFGLGSSVWTADLNRASEAAERIEAGYTWVNSPQVVYDELPFGGWKESGYGKEHGIEALDYYTETKAVVVKRHQR, encoded by the coding sequence ATGGCTTTTATGTTCTACGGCGGCGAGCGAATAGACGGCGAGGGTCTTGACTCGCTGACCATAAAAGACCCCGCGACGGGCGAAGAGGTTGCGGAAGTGCCTCGCGGCGGCGCAGGCGAGGTGGACGAAGCCGTCAGGGCGGCGCGGGAGGCGTTCCTGAAGTGGAGCAGGGTACCGGCCTCGAAGCGGGGCCAGATGCTGCTGGAAGCCGCCGCCGCGGTGGAGGCGAAGACGGGCGAGCTCGCCCCGGTGCTCGTGAGCGAGCAGGGCAAGCCGCTCCGGGAGGCGAAGCTGGAGCTCCACGCCTTTGTAAGAACCCTGCGGCACTACGGCGGGATGGCGAAGAACATCCGCGGCGGCTACGTCCCGGACCTCGACACCGATACGTACGGGATGGTCGTCAGAAGGCCGCTCGGGGTTATCGGGGCGATAGTCCCGTGGAACTTCCCAACGACCCTGCTGGCGAACAAGCTCGGGCCGGCGCTCGTAACGGGGAACACCGTCGTTGCAAAGCCCGCCGAGACGACCCCGCTCGTTACAACGAGGATAGCCGAGATCATGCACCGGGCCGGGCTCCCCGCCGGGGTCTTCAACGTCGTTACCGGACGCGGCTCGGAGGCCGGGGAGGCCCTGGCGGCGCACCCGCTCGTCAGAAAGCTCGCGTTCACCGGCTCCACGCCGGTCGGGAAGATGCTCGTCGGGAAGGCCGCTGTCAACCTCAAACGCACGACGATGGAGCTTGGCGGCTCAGACCCCATGATCGTCTGCGACGACGCAAACCTCCAGAAAGCGGCGAGCGCGGCGAGCGTCGGCCGGTTCTTTAACTGCGGTCAGGCGTGCCTGGCGATAAAGCGGGTCTTTGTCTTTGATGCGGTGGCGGATGAGTTTATCGAGACGCTCTCCGAAAAGGTCGGGAAGCTCAAGCTCGGGGCCGGTATAGAGAAGGGGACGATGATCGGCCCGCTTCACACCTCAGGCGGCCGCGAGGAGGTCGAGGAGCAGGTCCAGAGCGCGGTGGACTCCGGCGCAAAGGTTCTGCACGGCGCGAAACGCCCGGATGGCCCGGGTTTCGCGAACGGCAACTTCTACGAGCCGACCCTTCTTGTCGAGCCGTCGCACAGCTCGAAGGTGGCCACCGAAGAGGTCTTCGGGCCGGCGCTCCCGGTGTGGCGCGTCGGAGACCTCGACGAGGCCATCGAACGGGCAAACGGCACGCCCTTCGGCCTCGGGTCTTCGGTGTGGACGGCTGACCTGAACCGGGCCTCGGAGGCGGCGGAGAGAATAGAGGCGGGCTACACGTGGGTAAACTCGCCGCAGGTCGTCTACGACGAACTCCCGTTCGGCGGCTGGAAGGAGTCCGGCTACGGCAAGGAGCACGGGATCGAAGCATTGGATTACTACACCGAGACAAAAGCTGTAGTTGTAAAGCGGCACCAGCGGTAG
- a CDS encoding ABC transporter ATP-binding protein: protein MLVLSGVNAHYGSSHILQGVDLRVDRGEVVALLGRNGVGKTTTVRTVMGILPASGGTVTFKGSEVTKHPSHKRARLGMGLVPQGRGVYPNLSVEEQLDLPPKRRSGDPEWSREAVYELFPRLAERKKNSGGQLSGGEQQMLSMARALCGEPELLLLDEPSEGLAPLVVEQVGEVLRDIRRRELSILLVEQNLNLALSVADRVYIMNKGRIVHEAGAEELSGDRETQHRLLGV from the coding sequence ATGCTCGTTCTTAGCGGCGTAAACGCCCACTACGGGAGCAGCCACATCCTTCAGGGCGTGGACCTCCGGGTGGACAGGGGCGAGGTCGTGGCGCTTCTCGGCCGAAACGGCGTCGGCAAGACAACGACCGTCCGCACCGTTATGGGTATCCTGCCCGCAAGCGGCGGAACGGTTACCTTCAAGGGCTCCGAGGTAACAAAGCACCCGTCGCACAAGCGGGCGCGGCTCGGGATGGGGCTTGTACCGCAGGGGCGCGGCGTCTACCCGAACCTGAGCGTCGAGGAGCAGCTGGATCTCCCCCCGAAGCGCAGAAGCGGCGACCCCGAGTGGAGCAGGGAGGCCGTCTACGAGTTGTTCCCGCGCCTCGCCGAGAGAAAAAAGAACAGCGGCGGACAGCTCTCCGGCGGGGAGCAGCAGATGCTCTCGATGGCGCGGGCGCTCTGCGGAGAGCCGGAACTCCTGCTGCTCGACGAACCCTCGGAGGGGCTCGCGCCGCTGGTGGTGGAGCAGGTCGGGGAGGTACTGCGGGACATCAGGCGCAGAGAGCTTTCGATCCTTCTTGTAGAGCAGAACCTGAACCTCGCGCTCTCGGTCGCGGACAGGGTCTACATCATGAACAAGGGGCGCATAGTCCACGAGGCAGGCGCGGAAGAACTCTCCGGAGACAGGGAAACCCAGCACAGGCTCCTCGGGGTCTGA
- a CDS encoding ABC transporter ATP-binding protein, which translates to MPALVLDRVTKSFGALVATGDVSFGVERGERVALVGPNGAGKTTLFNLISGQTVPDSGTVNLRETDVTRLSPEKRVGAGLGRTFQRNSLFLESTVYENVRLATQARLGVRFQMLRSVLRYRELEDGAREVLERVRLTGRADDRASELSYGEQRQLELGIALASGPEVLLLDEPTAGMSVSETGEMVEMLKGLPKEMTVLIVEHDMDVVAALARRVIVLNFGSLIADGDIETVRRDERVLAAYLGTHSGKTELEVVHDDPGKPDARS; encoded by the coding sequence ATGCCCGCTCTGGTGCTTGACCGCGTAACGAAGAGCTTCGGTGCGCTCGTTGCGACCGGGGACGTGAGCTTCGGCGTCGAGCGAGGCGAACGGGTCGCGCTCGTCGGCCCGAACGGCGCGGGCAAGACAACGCTCTTCAACCTTATAAGCGGCCAGACAGTCCCCGACTCCGGCACGGTGAACCTCCGGGAGACCGACGTCACGAGGCTCTCCCCGGAGAAACGGGTCGGGGCCGGACTCGGGCGCACCTTTCAGCGCAACTCGCTTTTTCTTGAGAGCACCGTCTACGAGAACGTCCGGCTCGCGACGCAGGCCCGGCTCGGGGTGCGCTTTCAGATGCTCCGGTCGGTTCTGAGGTACCGCGAACTCGAAGACGGTGCAAGGGAGGTACTGGAGCGCGTCCGGCTGACGGGCCGGGCCGACGACCGGGCCTCGGAGCTCTCCTACGGCGAGCAGCGTCAGCTTGAGCTCGGCATCGCTCTTGCAAGCGGGCCGGAGGTGCTGCTGCTCGACGAGCCGACGGCGGGGATGTCGGTGAGCGAGACCGGCGAGATGGTCGAGATGCTGAAAGGTCTGCCGAAGGAGATGACCGTCCTGATCGTCGAACACGACATGGACGTGGTCGCCGCCCTTGCGCGGCGCGTCATCGTCCTGAACTTCGGGAGCCTGATCGCCGACGGCGACATCGAGACGGTCCGCAGGGACGAGAGGGTGCTCGCCGCCTACCTCGGGACCCACTCGGGCAAGACGGAGCTGGAGGTCGTGCACGACGACCCGGGGAAGCCGGATGCTCGTTCTTAG
- a CDS encoding branched-chain amino acid ABC transporter permease: MAAPPKTREPEATESPTRRGMSRGFAVAVGAAGVILAALPFVGGEYYTGVFTEILIYAIFALSLGFLLGYPRLISLGHAAFFGGGAYAAGLVATRLEIANVLVTLAAAIVFAALLAVVIGLLSLRNTGIYFLMITLALSQLVYVVSVQWQGLTGGSDGLTGIPYPDFFGLFELDRLPFYYFVLALALGAYFFLRAVIGSPFGQALIGIGTNEARMRAIGYDVRSYKLVSFVISGAIAGGAGALWSYHTGLVAPGDLNWTWSATGLIMVIVGGSGTLVGPMLGAALVWFLDTGLGVYTERSTMITGAVFIIFVFFIRGGVVSVFRGIGRRINARSGA, from the coding sequence ATGGCCGCTCCGCCGAAGACCCGCGAGCCGGAAGCTACGGAGAGCCCGACGAGGCGGGGCATGAGCCGGGGTTTCGCCGTCGCCGTCGGGGCGGCGGGGGTGATCCTTGCGGCGTTGCCGTTTGTTGGCGGCGAGTACTACACCGGGGTCTTCACGGAGATCCTGATCTACGCGATATTCGCCCTGAGCCTCGGGTTCCTGCTTGGGTATCCGCGTCTGATCTCCCTGGGGCACGCCGCTTTCTTTGGCGGGGGGGCGTACGCCGCCGGGCTGGTCGCCACGCGCCTCGAAATAGCGAACGTCCTGGTTACGCTCGCGGCGGCGATCGTTTTCGCGGCGTTGCTCGCCGTGGTGATCGGGCTGCTTTCGCTGCGAAACACGGGGATTTATTTTTTGATGATCACGCTCGCCCTCTCCCAGCTTGTCTACGTTGTCTCGGTGCAGTGGCAGGGGCTTACGGGCGGCTCGGACGGCCTTACGGGCATCCCGTACCCGGACTTCTTCGGCCTCTTCGAGCTTGACCGCCTGCCGTTCTACTACTTCGTGCTCGCGCTCGCGCTCGGGGCGTACTTTTTTCTGCGGGCGGTTATCGGCAGCCCGTTCGGGCAGGCGCTTATCGGCATCGGGACAAACGAGGCCCGGATGCGGGCCATCGGCTATGACGTGAGGTCCTACAAGCTTGTCTCGTTTGTGATCTCGGGGGCGATAGCGGGCGGTGCGGGGGCGCTGTGGTCGTATCACACCGGGCTTGTGGCGCCGGGGGATCTGAACTGGACCTGGTCCGCTACGGGCCTCATCATGGTCATAGTCGGGGGGAGCGGGACGCTTGTCGGGCCGATGCTCGGGGCCGCCCTGGTGTGGTTTCTGGACACGGGGCTCGGGGTCTACACCGAGCGTTCGACCATGATCACGGGCGCGGTCTTTATAATCTTTGTCTTTTTTATCCGGGGGGGCGTCGTCTCTGTATTCCGGGGGATCGGAAGGAGGATCAATGCCCGCTCTGGTGCTTGA
- a CDS encoding branched-chain amino acid ABC transporter permease, with product MEALLTNLLNGIAYSLLLFLLAAGLSLIFGMMDVINLAHGSFFMLGGFVGIGVLGLTGNWWVALIGATVVVGVIGVVSEVGLLRPLYDRGHLDQILLTFGLALILEDAAEWIWGTSPRSLPAPELFGSSVNLFGAIIPSYRLFVIVVGLTLAASLYYLLERTRVGAIIRAGVSNREMTSALGFNIPLVFAGVFVFGVTLAGFAGFVGAPILGVYPGLDFQVLILALIIVVIGGLGSLTGVFWVSLLVGLTQTFGQAYFPSSAAFLLYVIMALVLIVRPEGLFQRRYA from the coding sequence TTGGAGGCGCTCCTCACCAACCTGCTGAACGGAATCGCCTACAGCCTGCTGCTCTTTCTGCTGGCTGCGGGGCTGTCGCTTATCTTCGGGATGATGGACGTAATAAACCTGGCGCACGGGTCGTTCTTCATGCTCGGGGGTTTTGTCGGGATCGGGGTTCTCGGGCTCACGGGGAACTGGTGGGTCGCGCTTATCGGGGCGACCGTCGTGGTGGGGGTGATCGGGGTCGTCTCCGAGGTCGGGCTGCTCCGACCGCTGTACGACCGGGGGCATCTCGACCAGATCCTCCTGACCTTCGGCCTTGCGCTGATCCTGGAGGACGCTGCGGAGTGGATCTGGGGCACGAGCCCCCGGTCCCTTCCGGCGCCGGAGTTGTTCGGCAGCTCCGTCAACCTCTTCGGGGCGATCATCCCGTCCTACAGGCTCTTCGTTATCGTTGTCGGGCTGACGCTGGCGGCCTCGCTCTACTACCTGCTGGAGCGGACGCGCGTCGGGGCGATCATCCGCGCCGGGGTCTCGAACCGGGAGATGACCTCGGCCCTCGGTTTCAACATCCCGCTTGTTTTTGCGGGGGTCTTTGTTTTCGGGGTGACGCTTGCCGGGTTTGCGGGGTTTGTGGGCGCGCCGATACTCGGGGTCTATCCGGGCCTTGATTTCCAGGTTCTCATACTCGCGCTCATCATCGTCGTTATCGGCGGGCTCGGCAGCCTGACCGGGGTGTTCTGGGTGAGCCTGCTCGTCGGGCTGACGCAGACCTTCGGGCAGGCTTACTTTCCTTCGTCGGCGGCGTTTCTGCTATACGTCATCATGGCCCTCGTGCTTATCGTCCGCCCCGAAGGACTTTTCCAGAGGAGGTACGCCTGA
- a CDS encoding ABC transporter substrate-binding protein gives MEKRGMRGTSGGALRKFAGIGLFVAAAGLAAGCGGSEGASGGGSGGSDEPIKVGVVLPQSGVYAGLGEDITNGMELYFEENRQLAGRDVELVFEDDEADPQVGVQAARRLIESEQVDVLAGTVATPVAYGIIDLTARDQTPFVISNSTGNDATRRGAENVFRVSASSWQVSNPMGEYLVDEGVKSIVVSAADYAAGTEMAEGFKEGYTEAGGEVVEEVYPPLATSDYSSFLTRIRGAEADGEWSFYAGSDAVGFVQQYRQFDIDKPLYGPGYIVDGEALEAQGEDALGVVTALHYSADAESPTNEEFRSSYQEAYSEEASVYAVQGWDTAWLIGEALKANEGDTEPEALISAMEEVEFESPRGPMELDENHNPVQNIYIREVQEVDGGIDSVIVDTIEDVRDPGE, from the coding sequence ATGGAGAAGAGGGGTATGCGGGGTACTTCGGGGGGTGCTCTAAGGAAGTTCGCCGGGATCGGGCTGTTTGTAGCAGCGGCGGGTCTGGCGGCGGGCTGCGGCGGTTCCGAGGGGGCTTCCGGCGGCGGTTCGGGTGGTTCGGATGAGCCGATAAAGGTCGGGGTGGTGCTGCCGCAGTCGGGGGTATACGCCGGGCTGGGCGAGGACATTACAAACGGCATGGAGCTTTACTTCGAGGAGAACCGGCAGCTTGCCGGGCGGGACGTGGAGCTTGTCTTCGAGGATGACGAAGCCGACCCGCAGGTCGGGGTTCAGGCGGCCAGGAGGCTGATCGAGAGCGAGCAGGTAGACGTGCTCGCCGGGACGGTTGCAACCCCGGTAGCGTACGGGATAATAGACCTGACCGCCAGGGACCAGACGCCGTTTGTGATCTCGAACTCGACCGGGAACGACGCGACGCGGCGGGGGGCGGAGAACGTTTTTCGGGTTTCGGCGAGCAGCTGGCAGGTGAGCAACCCGATGGGTGAGTACCTTGTGGACGAGGGTGTGAAGAGCATAGTCGTATCGGCGGCGGACTACGCGGCGGGGACGGAGATGGCCGAGGGGTTCAAGGAAGGGTACACGGAGGCCGGGGGTGAGGTCGTCGAGGAGGTCTACCCGCCGCTTGCGACAAGCGACTACAGTTCGTTTCTGACGCGCATCCGGGGAGCCGAGGCCGACGGCGAGTGGAGCTTCTACGCCGGTTCGGACGCGGTCGGGTTCGTGCAGCAGTACCGGCAGTTCGACATAGACAAGCCGCTCTACGGGCCGGGCTACATCGTGGACGGCGAGGCTCTGGAAGCTCAGGGCGAGGACGCGCTCGGGGTCGTCACGGCGCTTCACTATTCAGCGGACGCCGAAAGCCCGACGAACGAAGAGTTCCGCAGTTCCTATCAGGAGGCGTACAGCGAAGAGGCGAGCGTCTATGCGGTGCAGGGCTGGGATACGGCGTGGCTTATCGGGGAGGCGCTCAAGGCAAACGAGGGCGATACGGAGCCGGAGGCGTTGATAAGCGCGATGGAGGAAGTCGAGTTCGAGAGCCCTCGCGGGCCGATGGAGCTGGACGAAAACCACAACCCCGTGCAGAACATCTACATTCGCGAGGTGCAGGAGGTTGACGGGGGCATCGACAGCGTCATAGTAGACACCATCGAGGATGTTCGGGACCCCGGCGAGTAG
- a CDS encoding enoyl-CoA hydratase/isomerase family protein has translation MSEGIVEFDQLGFSVEGFVATVTLNRPEKHNAIGARMVEEFSAALDAVEASGARAVVLTGAGDRAFCSGVDLKERRAMSADEKWAHNRAINAFANRLARSQVPTIAAINGLALGGGFELTLACDFRLAAEHAAFALPEVGLGIIPGAGGTQRLPRLIGPSRAKEVILTARRIDAPTALAWGILNGVFPAAELPGAANALAEEVAKNSPLSVAHAKAAVDVAVETSFEQGFRFETAAIRATLASPDYEEGLAAFAGKRTPEFPPLTAQDVT, from the coding sequence ATGTCCGAAGGCATCGTTGAGTTCGATCAGCTCGGGTTTTCGGTGGAGGGTTTCGTTGCGACGGTTACGCTGAACAGACCGGAGAAGCACAACGCCATCGGGGCGCGGATGGTGGAGGAATTTTCGGCGGCGCTGGACGCGGTCGAGGCTTCGGGGGCGCGGGCGGTGGTTCTGACCGGAGCCGGAGACCGGGCGTTCTGCTCCGGCGTGGACCTCAAGGAGCGCCGGGCGATGTCGGCGGATGAGAAGTGGGCGCACAACCGGGCGATAAACGCCTTTGCAAACCGGCTGGCGAGGTCGCAGGTTCCGACCATCGCGGCGATAAACGGTCTCGCGCTCGGCGGCGGCTTTGAGTTGACGCTCGCGTGCGACTTCCGCCTCGCCGCCGAGCACGCCGCCTTTGCGCTGCCGGAGGTCGGGCTGGGCATAATCCCCGGCGCGGGTGGAACGCAGCGTCTGCCGCGCCTCATCGGGCCGTCGCGGGCAAAGGAGGTGATCCTCACGGCCAGAAGGATAGACGCGCCTACGGCCCTTGCGTGGGGAATCCTGAACGGCGTGTTCCCGGCGGCCGAACTCCCGGGGGCCGCGAACGCGCTCGCGGAGGAGGTCGCGAAGAACAGCCCGCTCTCGGTGGCGCACGCAAAAGCTGCGGTTGACGTTGCGGTGGAGACAAGCTTCGAACAGGGCTTCCGGTTCGAGACGGCGGCAATCCGGGCGACCCTCGCCTCGCCGGACTACGAGGAGGGGCTCGCGGCGTTCGCCGGGAAACGCACGCCGGAGTTCCCGCCGCTCACGGCGCAGGACGTTACCTGA